The region tctaacgaatatcgatccTTTCGAATatttttatcgatcgatcgagaaaaaGTATcctttcgaagacacgactgcctaaatttgatggcatggattaatttttcaatgaatgttgctcaaaacagtaccaaatattcttcaaaagttgtagattattatgtcatttacttgaaaaaatacagttgaatggttaagtcacaaaaaatcgttaaaaacgggcctttttttggcccgaaaataccgaagtccccccttaaagggattgacaaaataaaatacccaTAACGAAAAAATAGTACTATTttcgaaatcaattccaatgGACACGAGGACATTGCAATAAGTTGGCAGAAGAAACTCATGCTATCATCAGGAATATCACAGAAACCCTCTGCGTGCTTATTTTCATAAGAAACGTCGAAAACAACTCGTACTTAcctttttgtcctttttactGCGTCGTTCGTTGTTGCCGAAGGATTGCAGCGCCGAAGATGCACGGGCCGCTTTGATGGCCTCCTCAGCAATCGGGTTTGGTCCGGATTTCTCAGTTTTGGGTTTCTTTATTTTAGCAGTCATTTCGTACTGAATGTTCGCAATATCATactggaaaatttaaaaaatatcagCAGTATTACAGAAGGTGGCAGGCAAGCAGGGAACAAAACAATGTTTGAAACTCTTCTGCATACCGATTGTACTGCTGACGCTAGGCCACCAATCGAAGGTCCAGCCGGGACCTCAGACTTGTTGGCGATGCCTACCGTGGGTCTTGCGGTGTATAGTTTTGGTGCACTGCTCACAACGACTGGCGTCGGCTCAGTCGTGTAGGATTTGGAAGGTAATAGAGCCTGAGGCGATCCGTAAGGCGTCAAAAATTGAGgcaacggaggaggaggaggcattCGTGGTGGCACTTGAGCCAACTTTTGCTGAATCTGATTGTATGTTTGAGATCCGATTATTCGTACTTGAGACGGTATGAAAGGGTTACTCGTCCCGGTCAGTGTAGCTGAAGAGCGATCAACATCGGGAACGATAGTTGCACCGGAAATCTCCGCTTCAAACCTAAAAGATCAAATCAATGGTTCAGAAGGTAAGAGATCCTGAAACACACAGCAGCCATTGACATCGCCTTTCAACATACCGAGACATTTCGTCCTCCATGTTTTTCCGTTTGACACTCATTTCCTGAAGCGCTTTTCAATCAACTTAATCCCGGTTAGATAAGATTCTGCTTTGTGTGCTGTACGATCAGCAGCTGGAATCTAAAGTTCAAAGCCAAGATGAATCATAAAATGTTGATTCACATATCCGTTAGTTAATTACTAAGCATTTCTAACGATTCCCAAACA is a window of Anopheles aquasalis chromosome 2, idAnoAquaMG_Q_19, whole genome shotgun sequence DNA encoding:
- the LOC126570715 gene encoding RNA-binding protein 42 isoform X1 yields the protein MSVKRKNMEDEMSRFEAEISGATIVPDVDRSSATLTGTSNPFIPSQVRIIGSQTYNQIQQKLAQVPPRMPPPPPLPQFLTPYGSPQALLPSKSYTTEPTPVVVSSAPKLYTARPTVGIANKSEVPAGPSIGGLASAVQSYDIANIQYEMTAKIKKPKTEKSGPNPIAEEAIKAARASSALQSFGNNERRSKKDKKQTVRVAGGQTWEDMSLSDWPEDDFRIFCGDLGNDVNDELLTRTFNKFSSFQRAKVIRDKRTSKSKGYGFVSFKDPQDFIRAMKEMDGRYVGSRPIKLRKSTWKNRSIEAVRKKEKEKQALLSLFNQTRLDPGSRKIITNDEVVLVSVYPFPCVMQFLMSCSFVFLCHIFLGLLVSTPKLFPFMHSKNAVFTEF
- the LOC126570715 gene encoding RNA-binding protein 42 isoform X2, translated to MSVKRKNMEDEMSRFEAEISGATIVPDVDRSSATLTGTSNPFIPSQVRIIGSQTYNQIQQKLAQVPPRMPPPPPLPQFLTPYGSPQALLPSKSYTTEPTPVVVSSAPKLYTARPTVGIANKSEVPAGPSIGGLASAVQSYDIANIQYEMTAKIKKPKTEKSGPNPIAEEAIKAARASSALQSFGNNERRSKKDKKQTVRVAGGQTWEDMSLSDWPEDDFRIFCGDLGNDVNDELLTRTFNKFSSFQRAKVIRDKRTSKSKGYGFVSFKDPQDFIRAMKEMDGRYVGSRPIKLRKSTWKNRSIEAVRKKEKEKQALLSLFNQS